In Streptomyces sp. SID8374, one genomic interval encodes:
- a CDS encoding DUF6296 family protein: MEHTERYELIFQMSGAEDDVVAVRLTDRTGAGGSPVYEDETGIVRAEISDRGEVRMLASGGHQVPGTPLLARPLGEGATGKR, translated from the coding sequence ATGGAGCACACGGAGCGTTACGAACTCATCTTCCAGATGTCCGGCGCCGAGGACGACGTGGTCGCCGTCCGGCTGACCGACCGGACCGGGGCGGGCGGATCTCCGGTGTACGAGGACGAGACCGGGATCGTCCGCGCCGAGATCAGCGACAGGGGCGAGGTAAGGATGCTCGCCAGTGGAGGCCACCAGGTCCCCGGCACCCCGCTGCTCGCCCGGCCGCTCGGCGAGGGTGCCACCGGGAAGCGCTGA
- a CDS encoding DeoR/GlpR family DNA-binding transcription regulator encodes MYAPERQQEILRLAQESGRVDVLSLAEEFQVTAETVRRDLKALDRAGLLRRVHGGAIPVGRLDFEPDLAERDAVAADEKDRIAQAALAEVPADGNVIIDAGTTTARLAAALPIDSALTVVTHALPVAARLADHPGIALYLVGGRVRHRTRAAVDAWALGSYGEISADVVFLATNGFSPDSGLTTPDLAEAAVKRAVVKAARRVVLLADSGKFGQQHFARFGDLADVDLLITDTGLSPDDARSIESRGTEVVRA; translated from the coding sequence ATGTACGCACCGGAGCGTCAGCAGGAGATCCTCCGCCTCGCCCAGGAGAGCGGCCGGGTCGACGTGCTCTCCCTGGCCGAGGAGTTCCAGGTGACGGCCGAGACCGTCCGGCGGGATCTCAAGGCGCTGGACCGGGCCGGACTGCTGCGCCGGGTGCACGGCGGTGCCATTCCGGTCGGGCGGCTGGACTTCGAGCCGGACCTCGCCGAGCGGGACGCCGTGGCCGCCGACGAGAAGGACCGCATCGCACAGGCGGCGCTCGCCGAGGTGCCTGCGGACGGCAACGTGATCATCGACGCCGGGACCACGACGGCCCGGCTCGCCGCGGCCCTCCCCATCGACTCGGCGCTGACCGTGGTGACCCACGCGCTGCCGGTCGCCGCCCGCCTCGCCGACCACCCGGGCATCGCCCTGTACCTGGTCGGCGGCCGGGTCCGGCACCGTACGCGGGCGGCGGTCGACGCCTGGGCGCTCGGCTCGTACGGCGAGATCAGCGCCGACGTCGTCTTCCTCGCCACCAACGGCTTCTCGCCCGACAGCGGCCTGACCACCCCCGACCTCGCCGAGGCGGCCGTGAAGCGGGCGGTGGTCAAGGCCGCCCGCCGGGTCGTCCTGCTCGCCGACTCGGGCAAGTTCGGCCAGCAGCACTTCGCCCGCTTCGGCGACCTCGCCGATGTGGACCTCCTCATCACCGACACGGGCCTGAGCCCCGACGACGCCCGCTCCATCGAGAGCCGGGGCACGGAAGTGGTACGCGCATGA
- the pfkB gene encoding 1-phosphofructokinase, protein MILTVTPNPSLDRTYELPDLVRGTVLRATADRVDPGGKGVNVSRAVAAAGHRTVAVAPMGGPEGALLARLLGEHGIEAAGVPVTGSTRINVTLVEPDGTLTKVNATGPELSAAEAEDVLEAVRTRSAAADWIACCGSLPRGLPPQWYAELVARSHRAGARIALDTSGAALTAALREGPDVIKPNAQELAEAVGRPLATVGDALKAAEELRERGARAVLASLGADGQLLVEEGGAYFATARVTTVRSNVGAGDASLAGFLTAGGQGPQALASAVAHGAAAVQLAGSLMPTPADLDLSAVTSSAVVPLDRPLTEPAP, encoded by the coding sequence ATGATCCTCACCGTCACCCCCAACCCCAGCCTGGACCGGACCTACGAGCTGCCGGACCTGGTCCGGGGCACCGTCCTGCGCGCCACGGCCGACCGTGTCGACCCGGGCGGCAAGGGCGTCAACGTCTCCCGCGCGGTCGCGGCGGCCGGCCACCGCACGGTCGCCGTCGCCCCGATGGGCGGGCCGGAGGGCGCGCTGCTCGCCCGTCTGCTCGGCGAGCACGGCATCGAGGCCGCCGGGGTGCCGGTCACCGGCAGCACCCGGATCAACGTCACGCTCGTCGAACCCGACGGCACCCTCACCAAGGTCAACGCGACCGGGCCCGAGCTCAGCGCCGCCGAGGCGGAGGACGTCCTGGAGGCGGTACGGACCCGTTCCGCGGCCGCCGACTGGATCGCGTGCTGCGGAAGCCTGCCGCGCGGGCTGCCGCCGCAGTGGTACGCCGAGCTGGTCGCGCGGAGCCACCGGGCCGGAGCGCGGATCGCGCTGGACACCTCCGGTGCGGCGCTCACGGCCGCACTGCGGGAGGGGCCCGATGTGATCAAGCCGAACGCCCAGGAGCTGGCCGAGGCCGTCGGGCGTCCGCTCGCCACGGTGGGCGACGCGCTGAAGGCCGCCGAGGAGCTGCGCGAGCGCGGCGCCCGGGCGGTGCTGGCGAGCCTGGGGGCCGACGGGCAGCTGCTGGTGGAGGAGGGCGGGGCGTACTTCGCGACCGCCCGCGTGACGACCGTACGCAGCAATGTCGGCGCCGGGGACGCCTCGCTCGCCGGGTTCCTGACGGCGGGCGGTCAGGGGCCGCAGGCGCTCGCCTCGGCCGTCGCCCACGGTGCGGCGGCGGTGCAGCTGGCGGGGAGCCTCATGCCCACCCCGGCCGACCTCGACCTGTCGGCGGTCACGTCGAGTGCCGTCGTACCCCTGGACCGTCCGCTGACGGAGCCCGCCCCATGA